From a single Eretmochelys imbricata isolate rEreImb1 chromosome 13, rEreImb1.hap1, whole genome shotgun sequence genomic region:
- the DNAJC5 gene encoding dnaJ homolog subfamily C member 5 produces the protein MADQRQRSLSTSGESLYHVLGLDKNATSDDIKKSYRKLALKYHPDKNPDNPEAADKFKEINNAHAILTDATKRNIYDKYGSLGLYVAEQFGEENVNTYFVLSSWWAKALFVFCGLITGCYCCCCLCCCCNCCCGKCKPKPPEGSEQEYYVSPEDLEAQLQSDEREATDTPIVIQPASASETTQLTTDSHPSYHTDGFN, from the exons ATGGCAGACCAGAGGCAACGTTCGCTGTCTACCTCCGGAGAATCATTGTACCATGTCCTAGGACTGGATAAGAATGCCACTTCCGATGATATAAAAAAGTCATACAG GAAACTTGCATTGAAATATCATCCTGATAAGAACCCAGATAATCCAGAGGCTGCAGATAAATTTAAAGAGATCAACAATGCACATGCAATATTGACTGATGCCACAAAACGAAACATATATGATAAGTATGGCTCCTTGGGCCTGTACGTAGCAGAGCAGTTTGGAGAGGAGAATGTGAACACATACTTCGTCCTATCCAGCTGGTGGGCAAAG GCCCTGTTTGTGTTCTGTGGGCTCATCACAGGCTGCTACTGCTGTTGCTGTCTGTGTTGCTGCTGTAACTgttgctgtggaaagtgtaaaccTAAACCTCCTGAAGGCAGCGAGCAGGAATACTATGTCTCTCCAGAGGACTTGGAGGCACAGTTACAGTCGGACGAAAGGG AGGCCACAGACACACCTATTGTGATACAACCAGCATCAGCCTCAGAGACGACCCAGCTCACAACCGACTCTCACCCCAGCTACCACACTGATGGATTTAACTAA